Proteins from one Xenopus tropicalis strain Nigerian chromosome 1, UCB_Xtro_10.0, whole genome shotgun sequence genomic window:
- the LOC116412608 gene encoding probable E3 ubiquitin-protein ligase TRIM8 yields MSHNREFGFLLLISAMAAADLRAELSCSICLGIYTDPVSLPCGHNCCRGCIGRTWDWQRSIGKNPSCPECRQRFKRKHELATDWKLRGLVERFCPTETEPGETGIFCTYCLLSPVPAAKSCLLCEASLCDTHLRGHCQSAEHVLTEPTASFMGRKCSVHHKVLEYHCCEDSACICASCCLAGEHRGHRVELLSEASEKKKEKLRKVLEKLSPEREETERGAQRLQERRRKLEEKATIETERVTALFRDIREELEALEKRLLSDISRQKEELSLTLTELIQQLEIKKDELSGKIRHIEELCNMADPLTVLQEQWESHGTAFCGAEGA; encoded by the exons atgtcacacaac agagagttTGGTTTCTTGCTCCTGATTtcagcgatggcggctgctgatctgagagccgagctgagctgctccatctgcctgggcatttatactgatccggtatccctgccctgtggccataactgctgccggggctgcattgggagAACATGGGACTGGCAGAGGAGCATAGGGAAAAATCCTTCTTGCCCTGAATGCAGACAGAGgtttaaaaggaaacatgaaCTGGCAACAGACTGGAAGCTGCGTGGCCTGGTGGAGCGGTTCTGTCCGACTGAGACAgagccgggggagactgggatcttctgcacttactgtctcctctctcctgtacctgctgctaaatcctgtctcctgtgtgaggcttctctgtgtgatacccacctgagggggcactgccagtcagcagaacatgtactcactgagcccaccgcttcctttatggggagaaaatgttctgtacatcacaaggttctggagtatcactgctgtgaggactctgcctgtatctgtgcatcctgctgcctggccggggagcaccggggccacagggtggagctgctgagtgaggcctctgagaagaagaaagagaaactgaggaaagttctggagaaactgagcccagagagagaggagactgagagaggagcccagaggctgcaggagcgcaggagaaaATTAGAAGAAAAAGCCACCattgagacagagagagtcactgccctgtttagagacatcagggaagagctggaagccctagagaagcgactcctgagtgacatctccaggcagaaagaggagctctcactcacactcactgagctgatccaacagctggaaataaagaaggacgagctgtccgGGAAGATCcgtcacattgaggagctgtgcaacatggcagatccactcactgtcctacaggaacaatgggaatcccatggaactgccttttgtggggctgagggggca
- the LOC116408362 gene encoding E3 ubiquitin/ISG15 ligase TRIM25-like: MAAADLRDELSCSICLSIYTDPVSLPCGHNFCQGCVGKTWDWQEGIEEDPSCPECRQRFKRRPELTIDWKLRGMVERFCPTETELGETGIPCSYCLLSPVPAAKSCLLCEASLCDTHLRGHCQSAEHVLTEPTDSIMGRKCSVHHKVLEYHCCEDSACICVSCCLAGEHRGHRVELLSEASEKKKEKLRKVLEKLSPEREETERGAQRLQERRREVAEVAAGETEKVTALFRGIREELEALEKRILSDISRQKEKLCLQLTELIQQLEIKKDELSRKICHIEELCNMADPLTVLQEQWESHGGRGREAIKVPAVGDLDVGRISETLLTGLAGIVTGVKGRVIPGQEATELVLDINTAGNEVSVSGDGKSASYSLTDQRRPQTPERFQIYQALSTRSFPSGRHYWEVEGSESGGWGVGVAYPSIERGGAQSYIGQNNKSWCLYKWNNNYTVRHDRKDTQLPHAPSCRRIRISLDYEAGCLSFYELSEPIRHLHTFTASFTEPLHAAFWVLGDRACVRIIS, encoded by the exons atggcggctgctgatctgagagacgagctgagctgctccatctgcctgagcatttatactgatccggtatccctgccctgtggccataacttctgccagGGCTGCGTTGGGAAAACATGGGACTGGCAGGAGGGGATAGAGGAAGATCCTTCTTGCCCTGAATGTAGACAGAGATTTAAAAGGAGACCTGAACTGACAATAGACTGGAAGCTGCGTGGCATGGTGGAGAGGTTCTGTCCGACTGAGACAGAGCTGGGGGAGACTGGGATTCCCTGCtcctactgtctcctctctcctgtacctgctgctaaatcctgtctcctgtgtgaggcttctctgtgtgatacccacctgagggggcactgccagtcagcagaacatgtactcactgagcccacTGATTCCAttatggggagaaaatgttctgtacatcacaaggttctggagtatcactgctgtgaggactctgcctgtatctgtgtgtcctgctgcctggccggggagcaccggggccacagggtggagctgctgagtgaggcctctgagaagaagaaagagaaactgaggaaagttctggagaaactgagcccagagagagaggagactgagagaggagcccagaggctgcaggagcgcaggagagaagtggcagaagtggcagccggtgagacagaaaaagtcactgccctgtttaggggcatcagggaagagctggaagccctagagaagcgaatcctgagtgacatctccaggcagaaagagaagCTTTGCCTCCAACtgactgagctgatccaacagctggaaataaagaaggacgagctgtccaggaagatctgtcacattgaggagctgtgcaacatggcagatccactcactgtcctacaggaacaatgggaatcccatgga ggcagagggAGAGAGGCTATAAaggtcccggctgtaggggatctggatgtgggtcggatctcagagacattactcacaggcttagctgggattgtgactggggtaaaGGGAAGGGTGATccctgggcaggaggctacagagctggtactggatataaacacggctgggaatgaagtatctgtatcaggggatgggaaatctgcttcctactcacttacagaccagcgtcgcccacaaaccccagagagatttcagatTTATCAAGCtttaagcaccaggagtttcccctcagggcgacattactgggaagtggagggcagtgaatcagggggctggggggtaggggtggcctatcccagtatagagaggggcgGGGCTCAGTCCTACATTGGAcagaataacaagtcctggtgtttgtacaAATGGAATAATAACTATACAGTGAGGCATGACAGGAAAGACACACAGTTACCCCAcgccccttcctgcaggagaatcaggatctcattggactatgaggccggatgcctgtccttttatgagctgagtgagccaatcaggcacttacacaccttcactgcctccttcactgagccccttcatgctgcattctgggtactgGGGGATCGTGCATgtgtgagaatcattagttag